A window of the Henckelia pumila isolate YLH828 chromosome 3, ASM3356847v2, whole genome shotgun sequence genome harbors these coding sequences:
- the LOC140888362 gene encoding uncharacterized protein, translated as MADQNGANPNLEQLINQAVQRALIERGPSQQWFNLLRPGEIKEFKDFSKSFLHHFTSIKKHPTTTFSLFAIKKQEHENLRAYIRRFSALALEVPMAMPDLLISAFMQGLDTKDFLKSSIKQPPETYEELLAQAEKYVNMEEIQASRATVKRERPKSPKTNRVPSSSSGMGQSYRPALLGEFTSFTPLSMSKARALQICDDRKLTQRPPWTEKGPQNRELDKYCHFHNEYGHTTEDCRQLDQEIERIIQQHSEVKIY; from the exons aTGGCTGATCAGAATGGAGCTAACCCAAATTTGGAGCAATTAATAAATCAAGCTGTCCAAAGGGCTTTGATAGAAAGAG GACCATCCCAGCAATGGTTCAATTTGTTACGCCCTGGGGAGATCAAGGAATTCAAGGATTTTAGTAAATCTTTTTTGCATCACTTTACTAGTATCAAAAAGCATCCTACCACTACTTTCAGCCTCTTTGCAATCAAGAAACAAGAACATGAAAATTTGAGAGCATATATTCGCAGGTTTAGTGCCTTGGCTCTCGAGGTACCCATGGCTATGCCAGACCTGCTCATCAGTGCCTTCATGCAGGGGTTGGatacaaaagattttctcaAATCTTCAATAAAGCAACCGCCTGAAACATACGAGGAATTACTTGCCCAAGCTGAAAAATATGTCAACATGGAGGAAATACAGGCTTCGCGAGCAACTGTAAAGAGGGAGCGGCCCAAAAGTCCAAAGACCAATAGGGTTCCAAGCAGTAGTTCAGGGATGGGACAGTCATACCGACCTGCGTTGTTGGGAGAGTTCACCTCTTTCACTCCTTTAAGCATGAGCAAAGCCCGAGCTCTACAAATTTGTGACGATCGGAAACTCACACAAAGGCCTCCATGGACTGAGAAGGGACCCCAAAATCGGGAATTGGATAAATATTGTCACTTTCACAATGAATATGGGCATACTACGGAGGACTGTCGTCAATTAGATCAAGAGATTGAGAGGATAATACAACAACATTCTGAAGTAAAAATATATTGA
- the LOC140888363 gene encoding uncharacterized protein, whose protein sequence is MEIDKQIVHTGPTLSFGPEHLKGVSSNHNDALVIRNMVANYDVARIFVDSGHAIRPVGLVNLPLTLGKSNARKTKIVSFIVLDTPSAYNAILGRPAMTTFMAVASALHKKMKFPVGNEVDEVQGDQVIARKCYVEEFRIEKKVARTNSVDRPGLCGMEKVNQIGDMSVYTKEECEEIMISPPFEMVKFFRTLEAQLNKPLLECLEKNKDVFEWSVVDLVGVHREVSEHKLNVIKDCHPIIQKKRHFGQKKDAVIKEQVDEFLRAGHIEEIHFPTWLYNIVLVPKSTGKWRMCVDFQDLNKACPRDCYPLPRIDQLVDSTSGHELLNFLEAYQGYHQIPLAKEERDEVSFVTSTGTYCYVVVPFGLKNVGATYQRLMDKVFKHQIGKKNI, encoded by the exons atgGAGATTGACAAACAGATTGTACATACTGGCCCGACCCTCTCGTTTGGGCCAGAACATTTGAAAGGGGTTTCTAGCAACCATAACGATGCGCTGGTAATAAGGAACATGGTCGCAAATTATGATGTAGCCCGAATATTTGTGGATTCAG GTCATGCAATCCGACCTGTTGGGTTGGTGAACCTACCCCTAACTCTGGGAAAAAGCAACGCTCGCAAGACCAAGATTGTGAGTTTCATTGTACTAGATACTCCATCCGCCTATAATGCCATACTCGGCAGACCTGCCATGACTACTTTCATGGCTGTTGCATCAGCTCTGCATAAGAAAATGAAGTTCCCAGTGGGTAATGAGGTCGATGAGGTACAAGGTGATCAAGTTATTGCTCGCAAGTGTTATGTGGAGGagttcagaatagagaaaaagGTGGCCAGGACTAATAGTGTTGACAGACCTGGGCTTTGTGGCATGGAAAAAGTCAACCAGATAGGTGACATGTCCGTCTATACTAAAGAAGAATGCGAGGAAATTATGATTTCCCCTCCTTTCGAGATGGTAAAGTTTTTTCGTACCCTTGAAGCACAGCTGAATAAACCCTTATTAGAAtgcttggaaaaaaataaagatgttTTTGAGTGGTCAGTTGTAGACCTGGTAGGGGTACATCGGGAGGTATCAGAacataagctcaatgtaataaagGATTGTCATCCTATTATTCAAAAGAAACGTCACTTTGGTCAGAAAAAAGATGCGGTAATAAAGGAACAAGTAGACGAGTTCCTCAGGGCCGGACACATTGAGGAAATCCACTTCCCGACCTGGTTATATAACATAGTCCTAGTTCCAAAGTCTACGGGAAAGTGGCGTATGTGTGTAGATTTTCAAGATCTAAATAAAGCATGCCCTAGAGATTGCTACCCCCTACCTAGAATTGATCAGTTGGTCGATTCAACCTCAGGACATGAATTACTCAACTTCTTGGAAGCCTATCAAGGATATCATCAGATCCCCTTAGCAAAGGAAGAAAGAGATGAGGTGAGTTTTGTGACTTCCACAGGCACTTATTGTTATGTGGTCGTGCCGTTCGGGCTTAAAAATGTCGGGGCTACATATCAAAGACTGATGGATAAAGTATTCAAGCAccaaattggaaaaaaaaacatCTAA